In a single window of the Streptacidiphilus sp. P02-A3a genome:
- a CDS encoding copper chaperone PCu(A)C, which produces MRDDRDSVPEPDEAAREALELAALEQEAAELEARSARRGGLLGARRLLVLQAPVLIALAVVLLLWSRGTPVSAAATAATSSAAAPAKVGMVNAYLAPASGGEVRGYMVIKNNGDSADRLVSITSPWASTITLNEGTSSTALPWITVPAHGTVTLKPGGYSFVMSDLARTPKLGDTIALTVSFADSGTVYVFAPEGPASSLTVQKVMNNMQYMHKLPPQ; this is translated from the coding sequence ATGAGGGACGATCGGGACTCGGTGCCGGAACCGGACGAGGCCGCACGGGAGGCGCTGGAACTCGCGGCGCTGGAGCAGGAGGCCGCCGAACTGGAGGCACGCTCGGCCCGGCGCGGCGGTCTGCTCGGCGCGCGGCGGCTGCTGGTGCTACAGGCTCCGGTCCTGATCGCCCTGGCGGTGGTACTGCTGCTGTGGAGCCGGGGCACCCCGGTCTCCGCGGCGGCCACCGCCGCCACCTCCTCGGCCGCCGCCCCGGCGAAGGTGGGCATGGTCAACGCCTACCTGGCCCCGGCCAGCGGCGGCGAGGTCCGCGGCTACATGGTCATCAAGAACAACGGCGACTCCGCGGACCGGCTGGTGAGCATCACCAGCCCCTGGGCCTCGACCATCACCCTGAACGAGGGGACGTCCAGCACCGCGCTGCCCTGGATCACCGTCCCGGCGCACGGCACGGTGACCCTGAAGCCGGGCGGCTACAGCTTCGTCATGTCCGACCTGGCCCGGACGCCGAAGCTGGGTGACACCATCGCGCTGACGGTCAGCTTCGCGGACTCCGGAACGGTGTACGTCTTCGCACCTGAGGGTCCGGCGAGCAGCCTGACCGTGCAGAAGGTGATGAACAACATGCAGTACATGCACAAGCTGCCGCCGCAGTAG
- the kdpB gene encoding potassium-transporting ATPase subunit KdpB, with protein sequence MTTPTLQSPAAGPDTQQPAGEPEHRLSAGLLDPKQLLTSFPDALRKLDPRVQFKSPVMFVVEIGSLLTTLSAIEKPSVFAWVITVWLWLTVVFANLAEAVAEGRGKAQADTLRRTKTDTMARRVVGSWAPGARNVAEEEVAATELRLGDFVIVEAGQVIPGDGDVVEGVASVDESAITGESAPVIRESGGDRSAVTGGTKVLSDRVVIKITSEPGKTFIDRMIALVEGASRQKTPNEIALNILLASLTIVFLLAVVTLQPMAKYAGAEQTIVVLVALLVALIPTTIGALLSAIGIAGMDRLVQRNVLAMSGRAVEAAGDVSTLLLDKTGTITFGNRQAAEFMTVDQVDQGALADAAQLSSLADETPEGRSIVVLAKEKYGLRERAQGELANATWIEFTAQTRMSGVDIDEPSGVHSIRKGAAGSVAAWVREHGGDTGAALDAVVERISNLGGTPLVVAEKRGNANAQALGVIYLKDVVKPGIKQRFEDLRAMGIKTVMITGDNPLTAAAIAEEAGVDDFLAEATPEDKMALIKKEQEGGKLVAMTGDGTNDAPALAQADVGVAMNTGTSAAKEAGNMVDLDSNPTKLIEIVEIGKQLLITRGALTTFSIANDVAKYFAIIPAMFASVYPGLNSLNIMQLHSPKSAITSAIIFNALIIIGLIPLALRGVRYKPSSAQSLLRRNLGIYGIGGLILPFVGIKVIDLIIMYIPGLH encoded by the coding sequence ATGACCACCCCCACCCTCCAGAGCCCGGCAGCCGGGCCGGACACGCAACAGCCAGCAGGTGAACCCGAACACCGCCTCTCCGCGGGCCTGCTCGACCCCAAGCAGCTGCTGACCTCCTTCCCGGACGCGCTCAGGAAGCTGGACCCCCGGGTCCAGTTCAAGAGCCCGGTGATGTTCGTGGTCGAGATCGGCTCGCTGCTCACCACCCTCTCCGCGATCGAGAAGCCCAGCGTCTTCGCCTGGGTGATCACCGTCTGGCTCTGGCTCACGGTGGTCTTCGCGAACCTGGCCGAGGCGGTGGCCGAGGGCCGGGGCAAGGCACAGGCGGACACCCTGCGCCGGACCAAGACCGACACCATGGCCCGCCGGGTGGTGGGCAGTTGGGCCCCCGGTGCGCGGAACGTCGCCGAGGAGGAGGTCGCGGCGACCGAGCTGCGGCTGGGCGACTTCGTGATCGTCGAGGCCGGTCAGGTCATCCCCGGTGACGGCGACGTGGTCGAGGGTGTGGCCAGTGTCGACGAGTCGGCGATCACCGGTGAGTCCGCTCCGGTGATCCGGGAGTCCGGCGGTGACCGCTCGGCGGTGACCGGTGGGACCAAGGTGCTGTCGGACCGGGTGGTCATCAAGATCACGTCGGAGCCCGGCAAGACGTTCATCGACCGGATGATCGCGCTGGTCGAGGGTGCCTCGCGGCAGAAGACGCCGAACGAGATCGCACTGAACATCCTGCTGGCCTCGCTGACGATCGTGTTCCTGCTGGCCGTGGTGACGCTACAGCCGATGGCGAAGTACGCCGGGGCCGAGCAGACGATCGTGGTGCTGGTGGCGCTGCTGGTGGCGCTGATCCCGACGACGATCGGGGCGTTGCTCTCGGCGATCGGGATCGCGGGCATGGACCGGCTGGTGCAGCGCAACGTGCTGGCGATGTCGGGTCGTGCGGTGGAGGCGGCCGGTGACGTGTCGACGCTGCTGCTGGACAAGACCGGCACGATCACCTTCGGGAACCGGCAGGCCGCCGAGTTCATGACGGTGGATCAGGTCGACCAGGGGGCGCTGGCGGACGCGGCGCAGTTGTCCTCGTTGGCGGACGAGACGCCCGAGGGGCGTTCGATCGTGGTGCTGGCGAAGGAGAAGTACGGTCTGCGGGAGCGTGCGCAGGGCGAGTTGGCGAACGCGACCTGGATCGAGTTCACCGCGCAGACCCGGATGTCGGGTGTGGACATTGACGAGCCGTCAGGCGTGCACAGCATCCGCAAGGGGGCGGCCGGTTCGGTCGCGGCCTGGGTGCGCGAGCACGGCGGTGACACAGGGGCCGCGCTGGACGCGGTGGTTGAGCGGATCTCCAACCTCGGCGGCACCCCGCTGGTCGTCGCCGAGAAGCGCGGCAACGCCAACGCCCAGGCGCTGGGCGTGATCTACCTCAAGGACGTGGTCAAGCCCGGCATCAAGCAGCGCTTCGAGGACCTGCGGGCGATGGGCATCAAGACCGTCATGATCACGGGTGACAACCCGCTGACGGCCGCCGCCATCGCCGAGGAGGCGGGCGTCGACGACTTCCTCGCCGAGGCCACCCCCGAGGACAAGATGGCCCTCATCAAGAAGGAGCAGGAGGGCGGCAAGCTGGTCGCGATGACCGGCGACGGCACCAACGACGCTCCGGCGCTGGCGCAGGCCGACGTGGGCGTGGCGATGAACACCGGCACCTCGGCCGCCAAGGAGGCCGGGAACATGGTGGACCTGGACTCCAACCCCACCAAGCTGATCGAGATCGTCGAGATCGGCAAGCAACTGCTGATCACCCGGGGCGCGTTGACGACCTTCTCGATCGCCAACGACGTGGCCAAGTACTTCGCGATCATCCCGGCCATGTTCGCCAGCGTCTACCCGGGCCTCAACTCGCTCAACATCATGCAGCTGCACAGCCCGAAGTCGGCGATCACCTCGGCGATCATCTTCAACGCGCTGATCATCATCGGGCTGATCCCGCTGGCACTGCGCGGGGTCCGCTACAAGCCCTCCTCGGCGCAGTCGCTGCTCCGGCGCAACCTGGGGATCTACGGAATCGGCGGCCTGATCCTGCCCTTCGTCGGGATCAAGGTCATCGACCTGATCATCATGTACATCCCCGGTCTGCACTGA
- a CDS encoding cation diffusion facilitator family transporter gives MSQVHEHEHEGADHDHGSRARHDRHDDHDGHDGHGHGAAGGHAGHGHGVSADADRRYLLGALALISGYMVGEVILGLLAHSLALISDAGHMLTDAASLVLALVAMRLSARPARGSLTFGLKRAEILSAQANGITLLALGAVFSYEAIRRLFAPPSVGGGIVLATALVGIVVNVLAAWLISRANRSSLNVEGAYQHILNDAWAFIATAVAGLVVLLTGFGRADAIATLVVAALMFHAGYGLVRESGRIFLEAAPAGLDPDEIGAQLAAEPGVVEVHDLHVWTITSGYPALSAHVLVRDELDCHAVRQRLETALRSDHRIQHTTLQVDHATPELLQLGTEADAHCVDPHGSAHRAQRG, from the coding sequence GTGAGCCAGGTCCACGAGCACGAGCACGAGGGTGCCGACCACGACCACGGCAGCCGTGCCCGTCATGACCGTCATGACGACCACGACGGCCACGACGGCCACGGCCACGGCGCCGCGGGCGGGCACGCGGGTCACGGCCACGGCGTGAGCGCCGACGCGGACCGCCGCTACCTGCTCGGCGCGCTCGCGCTGATCTCCGGCTACATGGTCGGCGAGGTGATCCTCGGCCTGCTGGCCCACTCGCTGGCGCTGATCTCGGACGCCGGCCACATGCTCACCGACGCCGCCTCGCTGGTGCTGGCGCTGGTCGCGATGCGCCTGTCGGCCCGGCCCGCGCGCGGGTCGCTGACCTTCGGGCTGAAGCGGGCCGAGATCCTGTCCGCGCAGGCCAACGGGATCACGCTGCTCGCGCTGGGCGCGGTCTTCAGCTACGAGGCGATCCGGCGGCTGTTCGCGCCGCCCTCGGTCGGGGGCGGGATCGTGCTGGCGACGGCGCTGGTCGGGATCGTGGTGAACGTGCTGGCGGCCTGGCTGATCTCCCGGGCGAACCGCAGCAGCCTCAACGTCGAGGGTGCCTACCAGCACATCCTCAACGACGCCTGGGCGTTCATCGCCACCGCGGTGGCCGGTCTGGTGGTGTTGCTGACCGGCTTCGGCCGGGCCGACGCGATCGCCACGCTGGTCGTCGCGGCGCTGATGTTCCACGCCGGGTACGGGCTGGTCCGCGAGTCCGGGCGAATCTTCCTGGAGGCCGCTCCGGCCGGTCTGGACCCGGACGAGATCGGCGCCCAGCTGGCGGCGGAGCCGGGCGTGGTGGAGGTGCACGACCTGCACGTGTGGACGATCACCTCCGGCTATCCGGCGCTGTCCGCCCATGTGCTGGTGCGCGACGAGCTGGACTGCCACGCGGTGCGGCAGCGGCTGGAGACCGCGCTCAGGTCGGACCACCGGATCCAGCACACCACCCTGCAGGTCGACCACGCGACGCCGGAGCTGCTCCAGCTCGGCACCGAGGCGGACGCCCACTGCGTGGATCCGCACGGGAGCGCCCACCGCGCGCAGCGCGGCTAG
- a CDS encoding serine hydrolase, whose product MAPPRSPRARRAMGGLLGSSTLAVLLPLVLAGPATAAAAPAPAARPAPEQLCASATHPVLAARLSADLGAALRGRTDTVAITVRDRVSGVTCALHASRHFDSASVVKATVMAAVLRRAQEQRRELTAWEASQLRAMITYSDNDAATALWGDLGRARFAAFLELAGMTDTVPGYADYWGLTQITATDEMRLLDVLTDRQDVLSAHWRAYALGLMAEVVAEQRWGAPYGAPAGVTAHNKNGWLPRATRGWRVHSLGIFTGAGRDYRMAVLTDDNPTMDYGVDTIQRVALAVNRDVGGARSH is encoded by the coding sequence ATGGCACCACCCCGATCCCCCAGGGCGCGTCGCGCCATGGGGGGACTGCTCGGCAGTTCCACCCTGGCCGTGCTGCTGCCGCTGGTCCTGGCCGGTCCGGCCACGGCCGCCGCCGCACCGGCTCCGGCCGCGCGTCCCGCGCCCGAGCAGCTGTGCGCTTCGGCCACCCACCCCGTGCTCGCCGCCCGGCTCTCCGCCGACCTCGGCGCCGCGCTGCGCGGCCGTACCGACACCGTGGCGATCACCGTCCGCGACCGGGTCAGCGGCGTGACCTGCGCGTTGCACGCCTCCCGGCACTTCGACTCGGCCAGTGTGGTCAAGGCCACGGTGATGGCGGCCGTGCTGCGGCGGGCCCAGGAGCAGCGGCGGGAGCTGACCGCGTGGGAGGCCTCGCAACTGCGGGCGATGATCACCTACTCCGACAACGACGCGGCCACCGCGCTGTGGGGGGATCTGGGCCGCGCCCGCTTCGCCGCCTTCCTGGAGCTGGCCGGGATGACCGACACCGTCCCCGGCTATGCCGACTACTGGGGGCTGACCCAGATCACCGCGACCGACGAGATGCGGCTGCTGGACGTGTTGACGGACCGTCAGGACGTGCTGTCCGCCCACTGGCGCGCGTACGCGCTGGGGTTGATGGCCGAGGTGGTGGCCGAGCAGCGCTGGGGGGCGCCGTACGGTGCGCCGGCCGGGGTGACCGCGCACAACAAGAACGGCTGGCTGCCGCGCGCCACCCGCGGCTGGCGGGTGCACAGCCTCGGGATCTTCACCGGGGCCGGGCGGGACTACCGGATGGCGGTGCTCACCGACGACAACCCGACCATGGACTACGGCGTGGACACCATCCAGCGGGTGGCCCTGGCCGTGAACCGGGACGTCGGTGGGGCCCGGAGTCACTGA
- the kdpC gene encoding potassium-transporting ATPase subunit KdpC: protein MAKPLPTPVRNHLTGLRILLLFTVLLGLAYPLLVTGISQVAFSSQANGSLVKVNGKVVGSSLIGQNFTVTSKDGKTVSPDPKYFQSRPSAAGANGYDPTASAGTNLGTNSSVLVSDYTALKKAIAAFDGVSQSQVPPDAITSSGSGLDPDISPQYADIQIDRVAKARDLPASEVQALVKKYTQDRNLGFLGEPRVDVLNLNIALNKLG, encoded by the coding sequence ATGGCTAAACCCCTTCCGACCCCGGTCCGGAACCACCTGACGGGCCTGCGGATCCTGCTGCTCTTCACCGTGCTCCTGGGCCTCGCGTACCCGCTGCTGGTCACCGGGATCTCCCAGGTCGCGTTCTCCTCGCAGGCCAACGGCTCGCTGGTGAAGGTGAACGGCAAGGTCGTCGGCTCCAGCCTGATCGGCCAGAACTTCACGGTCACCAGCAAGGACGGCAAGACGGTCAGCCCGGACCCGAAGTACTTCCAGTCCCGGCCCTCCGCCGCCGGCGCCAACGGATACGACCCGACCGCCTCGGCCGGGACCAACCTCGGCACCAACAGCTCGGTGCTGGTCAGCGACTACACCGCGCTGAAGAAGGCGATCGCCGCCTTCGACGGGGTCTCCCAGAGCCAGGTCCCGCCGGACGCGATCACCTCCTCCGGCTCCGGCCTGGACCCGGACATCAGCCCGCAGTACGCCGACATCCAGATCGACCGGGTCGCCAAGGCCCGCGACCTGCCGGCGAGCGAGGTCCAGGCGCTGGTGAAGAAGTACACCCAGGACCGGAACCTCGGCTTCCTGGGCGAGCCCCGGGTGGACGTGCTCAACCTCAACATCGCGCTCAACAAGCTGGGTTGA
- the kdpF gene encoding K(+)-transporting ATPase subunit F — protein MSADNIVGLIVSVALVGYLIAALILPEKF, from the coding sequence ATGAGCGCCGACAACATCGTGGGCCTGATCGTCTCCGTCGCTCTCGTCGGCTACCTGATCGCCGCCCTGATCCTCCCGGAGAAGTTCTAG
- the kdpA gene encoding potassium-transporting ATPase subunit KdpA yields MNPTLAGFLQALALVAALALSYRPLGDFMAHTLTSRKHLRVERGIYKLIGVDGDAEQSWAAYLRSVFAFSAISVLFLYGFQRLQEHLWLSLGFPAVTPAMAWNTAASFVTNTNWQSYGGESTMGHLVQMGGLAVQNFLSAAVGIAVVAALIRGFTRSQTDKLGNFWVDLTRITLRVLLPISMVFALVLVAGGVVENLHVAHIYSTLSGGTQSIPGGPVASQEVIKELGTNGGGFYNANSAHPFENPNPFTNLLEIYLLLVISFALCRTFGKMVGSNKQGYTILSVMGLYWVASAALITFFEWQHSGVAAKIAGAAMEGKEVRFGIPGSSLFAASTTLTSTGAVNSMHDSFTPLGGGTAILNMMFGEIAPGGTGSGLYGILILAVVTVFVAGLMVGRTPEYLGKKLGAREMKFASLYILTTPAIVLCGTGLAMSLKAGHGGGMLNSGPHGFSEVLYTFTSAANNNGSAFGGITVTSDHWQTAIGLAMLFGRFLPMIFVLALAGSLAKQKPVPETSGTLKTHTPLFVGMLSGVILIVVGLTYFPALALGPLAEGLH; encoded by the coding sequence GTGAACCCAACTCTTGCCGGCTTCCTGCAGGCCTTGGCGCTGGTTGCGGCTCTGGCGCTGTCCTACCGCCCGCTGGGCGACTTCATGGCGCACACGCTCACCAGCAGAAAACACCTGCGGGTCGAACGGGGCATCTACAAGCTGATCGGCGTCGACGGCGACGCGGAGCAGAGCTGGGCCGCCTACCTGCGCAGCGTGTTCGCCTTCTCGGCGATCTCGGTGCTCTTCCTGTACGGCTTCCAGCGGCTCCAGGAGCACCTCTGGCTGTCGCTGGGCTTCCCGGCGGTGACCCCGGCGATGGCGTGGAACACCGCCGCGTCCTTCGTCACCAACACCAACTGGCAGTCCTACGGCGGCGAGTCCACCATGGGCCACCTGGTCCAGATGGGCGGCCTGGCGGTCCAGAACTTCCTGTCCGCCGCGGTCGGCATCGCCGTGGTCGCCGCGCTGATCCGGGGCTTCACCCGCAGCCAGACCGACAAGCTGGGCAACTTCTGGGTGGACCTCACCCGGATCACCCTGCGGGTGCTGCTGCCGATCTCGATGGTCTTCGCACTGGTCCTGGTGGCCGGCGGCGTCGTGGAGAACCTGCACGTCGCGCACATCTACTCGACCCTGTCCGGCGGCACCCAGTCGATCCCGGGCGGCCCGGTGGCCTCGCAGGAGGTCATCAAGGAACTGGGCACCAACGGCGGCGGCTTCTACAACGCCAACTCGGCCCACCCGTTCGAGAACCCGAACCCGTTCACCAACCTGCTGGAGATCTACCTGCTGCTGGTGATCTCGTTCGCGCTCTGCCGCACCTTCGGCAAGATGGTCGGCAGCAACAAGCAGGGCTACACCATCCTCTCGGTGATGGGCCTGTACTGGGTCGCCTCCGCCGCGCTGATCACCTTCTTCGAGTGGCAGCACTCGGGGGTCGCCGCGAAGATCGCCGGTGCGGCGATGGAGGGCAAGGAGGTCCGGTTCGGCATCCCCGGCTCCTCGCTGTTCGCCGCCTCGACCACGCTGACCTCCACCGGCGCGGTGAACTCCATGCACGACTCGTTCACCCCGCTCGGCGGCGGCACCGCGATCCTCAACATGATGTTCGGCGAGATCGCGCCCGGCGGTACCGGCTCCGGCCTGTACGGCATCCTGATCCTGGCCGTGGTGACGGTGTTCGTCGCCGGTCTGATGGTCGGCCGCACCCCGGAGTACCTGGGCAAGAAGCTCGGCGCCCGGGAGATGAAGTTCGCCTCGCTCTACATCCTGACCACCCCGGCGATCGTGCTCTGCGGCACCGGCCTGGCGATGTCGCTGAAGGCGGGCCACGGCGGCGGCATGCTGAACAGCGGGCCGCACGGCTTCTCCGAGGTGCTGTACACCTTCACCTCGGCGGCCAACAACAACGGCTCCGCCTTCGGCGGGATCACCGTCACCAGCGACCACTGGCAGACCGCGATCGGCCTGGCCATGCTCTTCGGCCGGTTCCTGCCGATGATCTTCGTACTGGCCCTGGCCGGATCGCTGGCCAAGCAGAAGCCGGTGCCCGAGACCTCGGGCACGCTCAAGACCCACACACCCCTCTTCGTGGGGATGCTCTCCGGCGTCATCCTCATCGTTGTCGGGCTCACCTACTTCCCGGCCCTGGCACTCGGGCCGCTCGCGGAAGGTCTCCACTGA
- a CDS encoding SIS domain-containing protein — MSWTAQEIASQPDCWQQALDRLPGFAPLLPRPGERVAVVGCGTSWFMAQSYAALRERAGQGETDAYAASEVPELGAPNGRRYDRVLALTRSGTTTEVLELLDRVRGRIATTAITADPATPIADLADDLVVLDFADEQSVVQTRFPTTQLLLLRAHLGEDVSAVLADGAAAVAAPVAEVLLDAEQISFLGRGWTYGLAREAALKVRETAAWWTESYPAMEYRHGPISVARPGRVVWSLGELPDGLAEQVAETGAHLERRTLDPVAELVRVQRLGVALAAKLGRDVDNPQHLTRSVVLPSAVAQP; from the coding sequence GTGTCCTGGACCGCGCAAGAGATCGCCTCCCAGCCCGACTGCTGGCAGCAGGCGCTGGACCGGCTGCCCGGCTTCGCGCCGCTGCTCCCCCGCCCCGGCGAGCGGGTGGCCGTCGTCGGCTGCGGGACCTCGTGGTTCATGGCGCAGTCCTACGCGGCCCTGCGCGAGCGGGCCGGGCAGGGCGAGACCGACGCCTACGCGGCCTCGGAGGTTCCGGAGCTGGGGGCCCCCAACGGCCGCCGCTACGACCGGGTGCTGGCGCTGACCCGCTCCGGCACCACCACCGAGGTACTGGAGCTGCTGGACCGGGTGCGCGGCCGGATCGCCACCACCGCGATCACCGCCGACCCGGCCACCCCGATCGCCGACCTGGCCGACGACCTGGTGGTGCTGGACTTCGCCGACGAGCAGTCGGTGGTGCAGACCCGGTTCCCCACCACCCAGCTGCTGCTGCTGCGGGCGCACCTCGGCGAGGACGTCTCCGCGGTGCTCGCGGACGGCGCGGCGGCGGTCGCCGCGCCGGTCGCCGAGGTCCTGCTGGACGCCGAGCAGATCAGCTTCCTCGGCCGCGGCTGGACCTACGGCCTGGCCCGCGAAGCCGCGCTCAAGGTCCGCGAGACCGCCGCCTGGTGGACCGAGTCCTACCCGGCGATGGAGTACCGGCACGGCCCGATCAGCGTCGCCCGCCCGGGCCGGGTGGTCTGGAGCCTCGGCGAGCTGCCGGACGGGCTGGCCGAGCAGGTCGCCGAGACCGGCGCGCACCTGGAGCGGCGCACCCTGGACCCGGTGGCCGAACTGGTCCGGGTGCAGCGCCTGGGCGTGGCCCTGGCCGCCAAGCTGGGCCGGGACGTGGACAACCCGCAGCACCTGACCCGTTCCGTGGTGCTGCCCTCCGCCGTCGCCCAGCCGTGA
- a CDS encoding ABC transporter ATP-binding protein has protein sequence MRSQGPDWTPPPRVKGEPAPPAQLRRIMRLFRPYRARLAAVGLFVALSSLVSVASPFLLRAILDTAIPQGRTGLLSLLALGMVAVAVANSVFNVLQTYISTSVGQRVMHDLRTGVYAHLQRMPLSFFTRTRTGEVQSRIANDIGGMQSTVTSTATSLVSNLTTVVATIVAMVALDWKLTVVSLLLLPVFVWISRRVGSERRKIATERQKQLAAISTIMQESLSVSGILLGRTMGRSRTLTADFTRESDGLADLEVRADMAGRWRQSTIQIVMSAMPAVIYWTAGISGHPGAEVSIGTLVAFTTLQQSLFRPAVQLLQTGVSVQVSLALFQRIFEYLDLVPDITERPDPLTPERVRGEVRFEGVGFRYDPAQARPTLADIDLHVPAGSSLAIVGETGSGKTTLSYLVPRLYDVTGGRVTIDGLDVRDLGFEALADAVGVVSQETYLFHASVAENLRFAKPDATDEELHAAARAAQIHDHIAGLPDGYDTVVGERGYRFSGGEKQRLAIARTILRDPPVLVLDEATSALDTQTELAVQTAIDTLSQGRTTLTIAHRLSTVRGADQIAVLDAGRVVELGTHEQLLALNGSYAALVSRDGAMADV, from the coding sequence ATGAGAAGCCAAGGACCCGACTGGACTCCCCCGCCCCGCGTCAAGGGCGAACCCGCGCCACCGGCCCAGCTGCGCCGGATCATGCGGCTGTTCCGCCCCTACCGGGCCAGGCTGGCCGCTGTCGGCCTGTTCGTCGCCCTGTCCTCGCTGGTGTCGGTCGCCTCGCCGTTCCTGCTGCGGGCGATCCTGGACACCGCCATCCCGCAGGGCCGCACCGGCCTGCTCAGCCTGCTCGCGCTCGGCATGGTCGCGGTCGCGGTCGCCAACTCGGTCTTCAACGTGCTGCAGACCTACATCAGCACCAGCGTCGGCCAGCGGGTCATGCACGACCTGCGCACCGGGGTCTACGCGCACCTCCAGCGGATGCCGCTGTCGTTCTTCACCCGCACCCGCACCGGTGAGGTGCAGTCGCGGATCGCCAACGACATCGGCGGCATGCAGTCCACCGTCACCAGCACCGCCACCTCCCTGGTCTCCAACCTGACCACGGTGGTCGCCACCATCGTGGCCATGGTCGCGCTGGACTGGAAGCTGACCGTGGTCTCGCTGCTGCTGCTCCCGGTGTTCGTCTGGATCAGCCGCCGGGTCGGCAGCGAGCGCCGCAAGATCGCCACCGAGCGGCAGAAGCAGCTCGCCGCGATCTCCACGATCATGCAGGAGTCGCTGTCGGTCAGCGGCATCCTGCTCGGCCGCACCATGGGCCGCTCGCGGACGCTCACCGCCGACTTCACCCGCGAGTCGGACGGCCTGGCCGACCTGGAGGTCCGTGCCGACATGGCCGGGCGCTGGCGGCAGTCCACCATCCAGATCGTCATGTCGGCCATGCCCGCGGTCATCTACTGGACCGCCGGGATCAGCGGACACCCCGGCGCCGAGGTGTCCATCGGCACCCTGGTCGCCTTCACCACGCTCCAGCAGAGCCTGTTCCGCCCGGCGGTGCAGCTGCTGCAGACAGGGGTGTCGGTGCAGGTGTCGCTGGCGCTCTTCCAGCGGATCTTCGAGTACCTGGACCTGGTCCCGGACATCACCGAGCGCCCGGATCCGCTGACCCCGGAGCGGGTGCGCGGCGAGGTGCGGTTCGAGGGCGTCGGCTTCCGCTACGACCCGGCGCAGGCGCGACCCACGCTGGCGGACATCGACCTGCACGTGCCGGCCGGGAGCAGCCTGGCGATCGTCGGCGAGACCGGCTCCGGCAAGACCACCCTCAGCTACCTGGTGCCGCGGCTGTACGACGTGACCGGCGGCCGGGTCACCATCGACGGCCTGGACGTCCGCGACCTGGGCTTCGAGGCGCTGGCCGACGCGGTGGGCGTGGTCTCCCAGGAGACCTACCTGTTCCACGCCTCGGTGGCGGAGAACCTGCGCTTCGCCAAGCCGGACGCCACCGACGAGGAGTTGCACGCCGCCGCCCGGGCGGCGCAGATCCACGACCACATCGCCGGGCTGCCCGACGGCTACGACACCGTCGTCGGCGAGCGCGGCTACCGCTTCTCCGGCGGCGAGAAGCAGCGGCTGGCCATCGCCAGGACCATCCTGCGCGACCCGCCGGTGCTCGTCCTGGACGAGGCCACCAGCGCGCTGGACACGCAGACCGAGCTCGCGGTGCAGACCGCGATCGACACCCTGTCCCAGGGCCGGACCACGCTGACCATCGCGCACCGGCTGTCCACCGTGCGCGGCGCCGACCAGATCGCGGTGCTGGACGCGGGCCGGGTGGTCGAGCTCGGCACCCACGAGCAGTTGCTGGCGCTGAACGGGTCCTACGCGGCGCTGGTCTCCCGGGACGGCGCCATGGCGGACGTGTGA
- a CDS encoding Sir2 family NAD-dependent protein deacetylase: protein MSSTIPEDQPRLPLVAVLSGAGLSTDSGIPDYRGPNGLWRRDPEAEKLVTIAHYRADPAVRRKAWQMRIDVGVLDARPNAAHLALASFERTGIPLRVLTQNVDGLHQLGGVSARKVLELHGTARRVQCLGCRVRSDMADALTRVRQGEPDPPCAACGGILKPATVMFGENLDPEVLAQARAIASGCDVLIAVGTSLRVHPAAGLVDLALAKGAAVTIVNAEPTPYDDRAAATVREPIGTALPALLRRLAAEHGRNPD, encoded by the coding sequence ATGTCGTCGACCATCCCCGAAGACCAGCCCCGCCTCCCGCTCGTCGCCGTCCTCAGCGGGGCCGGCCTGTCCACCGACTCGGGCATCCCCGACTACCGCGGCCCCAACGGCCTGTGGCGGCGCGACCCGGAGGCCGAGAAGCTGGTCACCATCGCGCACTACCGGGCCGACCCCGCCGTCCGCCGCAAGGCCTGGCAGATGCGCATCGACGTCGGCGTCCTCGACGCCCGGCCCAACGCCGCCCACCTCGCCCTCGCCTCGTTCGAACGCACCGGCATCCCGCTGCGGGTGCTCACCCAGAACGTCGACGGACTGCACCAGCTCGGCGGCGTCAGCGCCCGCAAGGTGCTGGAACTGCACGGCACCGCCCGCCGGGTGCAGTGCCTCGGCTGCCGCGTCCGCAGCGACATGGCGGACGCCCTCACCCGCGTCCGGCAGGGCGAGCCCGACCCGCCGTGCGCCGCCTGCGGCGGCATCCTCAAGCCCGCCACCGTCATGTTCGGCGAGAACCTCGACCCGGAGGTACTGGCCCAGGCCCGGGCCATCGCGTCCGGCTGCGACGTGCTCATCGCCGTCGGCACCTCGCTCCGGGTGCACCCGGCCGCCGGACTGGTGGACCTGGCCCTCGCCAAGGGCGCGGCGGTCACCATCGTCAACGCCGAACCCACCCCCTACGACGACCGGGCCGCCGCAACCGTCCGCGAACCCATCGGCACGGCGCTGCCCGCGCTGCTCCGCCGCCTCGCCGCCGAGCACGGACGGAACCCGGACTGA